AGAcgcaggaaatatatatatatattaaaaatggtatTTGTTATTGTCACCAGCTGGTTTGAAGACTCTGAGACCTAAAACATCTTGCAGTGTTAGTACACTTACACATGTCTTGTGTTGTTCTGCAGATACGGTGATGAGGAGGAGAGCGGCTCTGGGCAGGTGAAGTGGAGGAGTGTGGAGCACTGCACCTCCATCACACAGAACGAGTGTGACGTGTCTCAGGAGACCTTTGACCTGGACGAGGAATACTATGCCAGAGTCAGGGcggtcagcacagacacacagTCTGCCTGGACCGAGATCACGAGCCGCTTCAGCCCCGAGCTCCACAGTGAgtctctcctgctgctgatgaTGGACCGTACAGAAACTCATCCTTTAGCCGTAGACACCTTGGTTCTTTCTTTACCCCTGAAGGGTGCATTTTAGTACCTTACATTAGTAACATGATTTGTACTCTTATGAGTGTAAGGCTGTCTCGTTGAGGGCACTGCCtcagtgacaagctgttgtactCCTAAAGGAAcagtttttgcacttttttatttCTGAGAGCGGATGGatgttttgttagtttgttgATTTAAGCTTAGATAAATAGAGAATAGCAGTATAAAGATGAATAATCGATCATATTGACACTGATTTGCTGTATGCATGTGAATGTCTTGACCATTTAAATCCCATAGTAAGCATGGATTATGCTAGAATACCATAGTTAATGCAGTCATTGTTAGTAAACTACTATAAAAACATTTGACATTCAGACTGTGTGAAAGCTTTCTCAATCTCTCTAATGGCACGTTACTGAAATGCCGCTGTAGTAACAGTAACTAGTGACTATATAATTACTGTACATAGAGATTGTGACTAGTGTGACTGTGTTGTTGATGCTAGTAATAAAATAGCACATGAAACGTGACACAACATATTCAGATATTTCTGACTATTGACTGCTGTCTGTGGCAAGATTTGAGAACAGTCAACAGAGAGAAATCTGAGCTCTCAGAAGAGTTTCCATCCAAGACTTGAGCATTGTTTTACAAGCGTGAACCTCTAGAGAGTTTAACTGAGGAAACCGGGTCACGTCAGGAAATCAAACACACAGATGAAGTGTTCCTCAGCCGTAGAGATGTTTCTTCATTCCACAACACCACCCAGCTCTGCAACACCCTTGAACCTGTCAGCATAGTATTTCTGAAATGCTGTGACTCATgaatttgatcacagaaatatgCAGATATTTCTTTCACACCTCGTCATATGCTTAAGATGTTCTGATTCACACAGATTACTGTGTTATGCCATGTATTAACAGGCATACTGCTTCTGTTGATGTGTGATAGTAACACACACCTTCGTTAAAGCAGATCATTATCTGATACTGAGCTCTGTGTCTCGCAGCGATCGTCGGCGCGCCGCAGTTGGAGCTGAGCGTGCTGAAGAACTACATAGACGTCACCATCAAGGGGCCCTTCAGATGGAGAACCAAGAAGACAAAGAAAGAGAAGTCACTCTTGAAGATCTTCCCGCACATGATCTATAACGTCTCTGTGTTCAACGGCAGGAGCGGTCACACGGTGAGTGTCTGAGAAACACTAGGACACTCAGTCAGACGAATTAAAACAGgagaattgttttgtttttgtttcagaacTACAGGCGTCTTAAAAACGGGAACCTGACGCTGGGCCCTCTGGACTTTTCCACGCAGTTGTGTGTGATTGTTCAGGCCCAATCGGAGTCTCGGCCTCTGGCCTACAAACCCAGCAAGCGGCTGTGTGTCGAGACGCCTCGAGGTAACACAGAAACCCACGGCCGACTCTGGTCTTTTCACTTTCAGATTGCCAGAGAACAGGTTTGAGCAGTATTTGATATGCACAACTGACAGGACGAGTTGAGGAAACCTTTGCTGCTATTTAAACTCGTTATCAGCTCGTGTGTAATGCTTGACTGTAGCTGAGGTGTTTTCCCAGCGTGCTCTGAGCTGGACTTCCTCATGCATGAGTCTCCAGACACTCCTCTGTGTGTTAATGTGTAAGCTGATggtgtttctctctctgctgtAGATCCGTTCAGAGACCAGCTGCTGGCTTCTCTGCTGGGCGGCGTGCTGCCGTctgctctctgtctgtgtgtcctCGCTGTGCTCGGGGGTCTCGTCCACTGCTACATCACTGACCACAGGCAGAGACTGCCCAAGAGCACGGTACGCCTGTCACACACAATATTTAGAGATCACAATCTCTCACAGGACTGAGGATGGTCTTATTTGACTTGTGCTAGTCACGACCGGTTAGAACAGAGTGACACGATGGCAACTTCTGATTAAAACGATACAGCAgatgtcacctttgatcaatctAACGCATCCAtactgattaaaagtattaatttcaccattaataaaataatatacaaataatttctAGTAGACACTActattcaaacgtttggggtcaaaAGGATTTTCTCTGAcaaaaatgaatgcttttattcatcaCTTGATCAAAagcatataatgttacaaaaataatgcatttataatgttacagaagattcctatttcaaataaatgctgttcttttgaagtttctattcatcattgaattctgaaaaataaaatgtatcagtgtttctacaaaaatattgagcagcacaactgtgttcaacattgataataatcttcatgtttcttgagcagtaaatcatcatattattctgatttctgaagatcatgtgacactgaagactggaggaatgatgctgaaaatacagcggagcatcacagaaatacattacactttaacacagattcagaacacagctgttttacattagaataatatttcacaatgttttattgatcttgatgtatttttaatcatataaatgagTGAGTAGAATCATATtattgagcagaagagactacaggattaccaaccccaaacttttgagcactAGTAGTGTTGGTAAAGAAAAGACAGCAGTACAGAATCCTTCAGAACAGATGATTCTGCTTTCATTTGAGGATCATGGGAGAGAGTCATAACATGTCACAATCAGTTTAGAATAGTGTCAAAGTAACACTGAACCCTTGTCATTTCAGCACATGCTTGGCTTGAGTGGAAAACAACACACTTTCCAGCCTCAAGTGCCTCACACAGTCATCTTCAACGTGATGAAGTTTGGAGATGAACCGATGGCTGTGCCACAGCTGATGTCCAGTGAGGACCGGTCAGCGCTGGACGAACAGGTTCAGGCTCAGAGCACTGATCAACAACCGCTGGTGTGTTACACACTTCAGCACGCTCCACCACCGCTAGCTGACCCACCGGACACAGACTCGGTCAGTGTGCACTCGGAGGCGCAGCACAGCGAGGCTGTAGATTATGGCATCGTGCTGCCGGCTGCTTTCGCAGCTCCGTACAGGACACAAGTACACACTGTTCCTCCTGTGGACGAGCCACATGATGAAGACCAAGCACAGATATTCCTGGACTGGAGCCCGGAGACTCAGGAGCTGAAGATCCCTCTAATGGGCTTGTTAGGTCTGGAGGATGATCAGCTGCAGACTGAAGCGGTCACTCTGCTGCCTAACATCATCCTGAGACAGACCTCGGGGGAGAGCTACGAGTCCGAAGACGACTTCACCAAGATGGAGCGAGACTGGGGCCTGGTCATCTCCAGCCCAGACTGACAGAGGAACAATGCTCTGCTTCAGACTCTGCACACAATATGAAGATATACACTTGATGCTTACCTTGCCTAGTGTGTTCAGTTTTAAGGTTTACAGATGAAACATTATAATGAAGGATTTTCAGTGGACTTTGTTTTCTGCTTCCAACATGAGACTCCATGAACAAAGCTCAGTTCTTTAGCTGCTGTATTCAATTACTGTTAATCACGGCCAACCATTTTCCCCAAACACTTGCACATCCTGAAAGCTGTTCAAGGGAAATAAACTTGGTTTCATGGGCACTCCCTTCTGAAAGCAATTTTTTAGCCAATCACCTGAGTGGAGAAGACCTGGCAACATCCATTAATCAGCTCTAAAGAAAGCCCTTTAGAAATGTGCTAAAACAtgtagtatattattatataataatgtgtgtgtgtgatgttcctGGTGCAGAAGCCAGATTTCATCTGAAAGAGAAAGCTGATACTTAGAGTTTGTTCAgcatattttctgaaaaaaactttgaaaatatataaaaaaatatttaaaaaaatagagaaGTGGACAAATAAACTATGCTTTATGAATGTTAGAAACATTATGACAGTATGACATCTAAAGAACAgtatgacgtgtgtgtgtgtgtgtgtgtgtgcttaataATGCAAAGAAATTGATGGAAATCATGTTTTatattgtattctattttatatatcttatatataccaattgaaatgtttttattgaaatatatatgtgtatttataaaaacatgtttattgtaaaatttgatGAACATGCAGATTAATAAAGGGACTGTAAATATGGCAGataataaacatgtttatttcatatataaatgaGAGAGCTGCCCtgaagatgaatttgttctgtgTATAATAATTCATGACAGTTACACTGAttataaagtcaagtcaagtcacctttatttatatagtgctttaaacaaaaaagattgtgtcaaagcaactgaataaccttaattatgaaaaaagtgtgtcaataatgctaaattacagttaaaggcagttcatcattgaattcagtgatgtcatctctgttcagttaaatagtgtctgtgcatttatttgaaatcaagtcaacgatatcgctgtagatgaagtgtccccaactaagcaagccagaggtgacagcgtcaaggaaccgaaactccatcggtgactgTCAGGATCTgggttgtttctctctctctcctctctcataCTCAAGTGTGCGCACACCTGTTTGCGCTCTGTCATCACCTGTTGATCATCGCAATCAGCGGTTTCACTGCTTTGCGCTCACACCTGTGTCTTGTCTTGTCTAATTACTCTGTCTATTTCTGGCGTTTGTTCTCTCTGTCATGTGTCGGATTATTGTGTGAGCTATGCCTTTGTATACTTTTCAATCGTAACCCTGTCTTGTCCTGTCTTGTGTAGCAGCGTTCGCCTTAGTGTGCCCTGTCTCCTGTTCCCAGCCGGGAAGTACCTCGTCTGGAGTTTCTCTCCGCTCAAGTAGCCACTCCTGTGCAAAGTCCTGATTGCAAGAGGGGCGCTGCCCCTCCCGGAAGAGGCTCTTCTGTCAAGTTTAAGGAGAATGTTTTTTGTTCCATTTTTATGCCCTCAGctgtttttgttatataataaagGACTGTTACTTTTTCTACCTTTTGCGTTTGGATCATCTGTCTCTGCACCTGACAGAATAATCCGACCACTATGGATCCACGAAGGGGGAGTCATTTTTTTCTGCTGTTGAGATCCAGGGAGTTATGCTGGGCCGTCACGAAGAGGAATTATCTGCTGCCAGGGGCGCAGTGGAGAGTTTGGCTGCACAAGTGAATGGTCTGTCGTCTCGCCTTCTTCATGCTCACCAGAAGTCACCAGTCGTTCCAAGTTGCCCATCTCTTCCTGAACCCCGTGTGAACAATTCCCCATGTTATGCCGGTGAGCCGACCGAGTGTAGAGCCTTTCTGACGCAGTGTGAGGTGGCTTTGTCCCTGCAGCCACAGACTTATGCGGAGGACCGTGCCCGCATCACCTATGTAATTTCACTACTGACAGGGCGCGCTCGGGAGTGGGGGACCTCCGTCTGGGAGAAAATGGTTAAGGTCTTCGACCAGTCAGTTTTTGGACACGAGGCTTCGCATCTTCTGGCAGGAGAGGAGAACAGTGGCTATAAAGAGactatttctttttaaaattttcaGTCCCCCTATACCCCCATTGTGTTAGGACATCCCTGGTTAGTCCAGCATAATCCTCATATTGACTGGGTCAAGGGAACCGTTTTGTCTTGGAGTCTTCCGAATCTCTTGACTCAGGGATTATTGTCCCCTCCTCCTCTCCTGCAGTGTTtcttctttgtaaagaaaaaggACGGTTCGTTGCGTCCTTGTATTGATTATCGAGGGTTGAACGACATAACGATCAAGAACCGCTATCTGTTGCCCCTTATGTCGGCAGCTTTTGAGATCTTGCAGGGTGCAAAGATTTTCACAAAGTTAGATTTACGTAACGCATACCATCTTGTCCGCATTAAacagggggacgaatggaagactgcGTTTAACACCCCCATGGGTTACTTTGAATATCGTGTTCTCCCATTCGGGCTCGTCAACGCCCCCGCTGTATTTCAGGCATTGGTCAATGATGTCTTGCGGGACATGTTAAACGTCTTTGTATTCGTGTATCTGGACGACATTCTCATTTTCTCACACTCACTCGAGGTTCATGTTCAACACGTTCGTCGGGTTTTACAACGATTACCCGAGAACCGTCTTTTTGTCAAGTCAGAAAAATGTGTGCTCCACTCTCGATCGGTCACTTTCCTAAGGTCGGTGGTCTCTGCTGAGTTCATCGTCATGGATCCCGAGAAAGTGCGGGCAGTTCTCGATTTGCCCGTTCCCGAATCCCAAGTTGCACTCCAGCGTTTTTAGGTTCTGCTAATTTTCACAGACGATTCATACGTAACTTTAGTCAAGTGGCCGCTCCTctaagaagtcgtggcctaatggttagagagttggactctcaatcaaagggttgtgagttcgagtctcgggccggaaggaattgtaggtggggagagtgcatgtacagttctctctccaccttcaataccacgacttaggtgccttgagcaaggcatcgaacccccaactgctccccgggcaccgcagcataaatggctgcccactgctccgggtgtgtgtgtgtgtgtgttcactgctctgtgtgtgtgcacttcggaggggttaaatgcagagcacg
The sequence above is a segment of the Carassius gibelio isolate Cgi1373 ecotype wild population from Czech Republic chromosome A20, carGib1.2-hapl.c, whole genome shotgun sequence genome. Coding sequences within it:
- the LOC127938015 gene encoding interleukin-20 receptor subunit alpha-like gives rise to the protein MDSSLLIALCLLWTRTSGSFVEGPPEPRNVHFYSENLRNIVRWTPGEGSPNNTVYTVEYAIYGDEEESGSGQVKWRSVEHCTSITQNECDVSQETFDLDEEYYARVRAVSTDTQSAWTEITSRFSPELHTIVGAPQLELSVLKNYIDVTIKGPFRWRTKKTKKEKSLLKIFPHMIYNVSVFNGRSGHTNYRRLKNGNLTLGPLDFSTQLCVIVQAQSESRPLAYKPSKRLCVETPRDPFRDQLLASLLGGVLPSALCLCVLAVLGGLVHCYITDHRQRLPKSTHMLGLSGKQHTFQPQVPHTVIFNVMKFGDEPMAVPQLMSSEDRSALDEQVQAQSTDQQPLVCYTLQHAPPPLADPPDTDSVSVHSEAQHSEAVDYGIVLPAAFAAPYRTQVHTVPPVDEPHDEDQAQIFLDWSPETQELKIPLMGLLGLEDDQLQTEAVTLLPNIILRQTSGESYESEDDFTKMERDWGLVISSPD